CCACGCTGTGGGACTTCCCAGTGGAGTGGATGACCAGGTAGGGAGCGaagccctgaggcagggcccagggcttgCCATCCTCCCTAAGGACAGTCTGGGCAGGGAGTTCAAGGGGCAGAAATCACCCGGTACGTGTCAGTTTGGACAGTTCAAATTGAATGGATCTACTCCCTGGAACCAGCTCCAACCTGGGCTACTGCTCCCTACGGCACGGGTCCAGCACCACTGTGTACTGCCCTCTCGGGTCACCACGGTGTGTATGAGGCTGCCATGCCATCTCTTCAGAAAAACGCTTGAGTGGGGATGGGAGTGGGGTTTACAGACTACTAAATGGGAAAGAGAAAATCACCCAGGATTTATTATTGACTCACTCTCACCAGACAAGAACGAGGGGTCACAGCATGAAACAAGCAGGTAGTGAGTTTAAAACAAACACCAGGGTGTTCTTTTTCACCCAGTGTGGACTTAAAGTGTGGAGCACGTGGCCACCAGACATGGCGGAAGTGgagagtttagccagattcacaaaggggCTGAACACTTTCTTGAAGGAAAGGGGTAGCAGTAGCTATCGAGCATGGGAGCGAGGGGCTCTCTGCATCAGAACTGCCTAGACCCCaaatactggaggctgcaagggagagaggaatggGAAATCCTGGTCAGACTCTGtcactctcccttgcagcctccgcTCTCTGCCCCCGTGTGACACGGGAGACCGAGCAAGGGGTCGACCCAGTCAGTGGCAGTTTTTATGTTGGGCTGTGAGTGtaggcaggcagcactgcaggggagaggggtgtgcTGGGCCGCACAGGGGAAGCTCTCAGGGCTGCCTGGCTTAGAGGCAGAAGCAGCCTGCAAGACCCCAGGGTCCCTCTCCCTGTCCCGGGAGGCACCAGCCAGTGAGCAGGTGGCAGGCACTGCTCCTTCGCCCAGGCATCCCCAGCCCTTGGGACCCACAGTGGCTGCTACTAAGCGCTTGCCCTCATGTTCCTTCTACCCTCTTAGTTTGCCCGTGTCTCCAGCAAGTGCCAAGGCTGCCCCTCACTCACAGGCCTTCTCAGATCCCACGGGCATCAAGGAGACCCTGGCCAGCACCTCAGTGAGGGAAGCAGCCTGGGACCCGCCTGGAGCAGGTGTGGCTGTCAGCATCCCAGACTCTGCTTCCCCCAATGGCTTCCCAGAGCCACCAGCCAACGCAGGGGATATTCACCCTGGACCTCTGAGCAGCTGGAGCCCTGAAGAAAGTTCTGCAGCTGGGGATGCTGCCGCTGCCTCACCAGGCGAGCAGGGAACCCTGCCAGGAGACTCTGGACACTCTGCAGCAGAGCACGCTCGAGATACAGATGCCTCCTCTGCGCTCATGGACTCTGCAGCCCctcgtgcccagggcagggagcatcaGAACGTGACCGTGTTGGGGACGACCCCTGAGGCTGAGCGCTGCCTCCTGCACCAGTGCCACGCAGCCAGCGGCAGCTTCGCCACGGGTGGCACGTCCaaagagctgagcagcagcagctggagccagccGCACTCCCAGGGGACCACCAGCCATGGCAGACTCCCTCGGGTAGGAGACGGAGCGCCCAGCAATGAGCCGTCTCTGTCTGACCCTGCACCCAGCGCTGAAGgctcagagcagcagctgcccGCAGGAGACCATGGTGGGAGCCAGGGGCCTGGTACTGTGGAGCTGTATGAGACGGTGGTGGAGGGCGCAAGCTCCCCGAGGAGCAGGGCGACCAGCTCTGCTGACCCCACAGGCTGCCCAGCCAAGCCGGCTGCACTGGTCAAGATGGTCCTGTACGTCCACAGCATCAAAGGGCTggcgctggtgctgctggctgaggAGCAGCTTGAGGCCAACACGGGCGCCATTGAGGAAGTGGTGAGTGCCGTGTGCGATGCTTTTTTGCATGTGTGTGCCCTGTTGCAGGCCTGTCTCGCAGGGGCAGTGGCTGTAGCCCtggactccctgcccctggagccgGGAGCTTTGGCAGCCCTCTGGCTGGCTCCTCACTGAGCCTGTGGCTGAGCCATGCAGGTGAAGCAGCAGCCCCTGGGGCAAGAGCACCCTGCTGTCACAGCCAAGTCTTCCCCGCAGCCCCTTGCCGAATGCACGGGCCTGGCCCAGGGCTCCTGCGGGACGAGCAGGCTGACAGGGTCACGAGGCAGCTGCCCCACCAGGTGACTGAGAGCCCCCTCCCACCTTGCCAGTCTCTGCCAAGGACTCGAGCCTGGAGACCAGCTCTGTCAAACCGAGCATGAGTGCCtggcagcccccgccccaggcaaGAGGGACCCGCAGGGGCCGgtcccaggagcccagcagcacggCTGTGGGCTCTGCTCGGCCGTGGGGCGCGACAGGCAAACCTGCTCACGGCACTCCTAgcacagccctccagcctggcagcTATGCCAGTCGCCATGGCAACAGCCTCGTTTTCCTCGCTGGCGGGTGGATGGGCGGATGAGCTGGGGGGCTCAGCTGCAGCACCCGCACTGCCCCCATCCCTGGACCACACGTGAGAGCACCCGCCTGCAAGGGTGGGCGCATCTGTGCCCGCGTAAGATGGCTCTGAGCTGGGCTGCGGCTCCatgaggagggaggagggtttTCCCGCAGGGGCAACAGgtccctgggggggggagggtgcccctgtctctgcccagctggaggtctTGGCCCCCCACAAGAAGGATGCTCTGCCCTAGGGCAGCAGGGTCCAGGGCTGGGGGCGTCTCCTGCGCACAGCTAGAGCTGCCTGGtgtctgcagcagaggaaggaacaGAGACAGCCTGGGGGATCATCCAGCTAATCCTCCTAGCTCTTGACAGGCCAGAGATCTCTCCCGCCCCCGCTTCTCCCAGGCAGCACGGCCCTCTGCAGCATCCTTCAGCATGGTGCTGGGACAGAAATCCCCTTGCCAATGCCAGTGTGGGCCAGGCGCGCTGGTCCCCGGGCTGGTGCCAAGCAGCACAGTCTTGCCGCCGTGCATGGGGGCAGCAGAGCTGCCGGGCTTGGGTGTGCGAGGCTCCGGGACCCTcgctggcaggcactgcccaggttccccagggctcacgCCGGTCCGGGTTGTGCCGTTCGCAGTATCGCAGCAGTCTGGCTTCCCTGAATGGCCTCGAGGTTCATCTGAAGGAGACTTGGCCCAGGGACTCTGCCGCCACCAAAGCCACCTACAGCTTCACCCACTATGACTGCGTCCAGAACGTGCTGGCGGGTAGGTGCCCAAACGTCTCCCTCCCTCACGGCTCGGGCTCCAGGCGTTCGCCTACAGCACGCTTGGTGGCCCGGCTGcccctgcagaggagctggcCCTGTCCCCGAGGCCTCGTCCATCCCGATCTTACCCTGAGCCTAGTGCAAGGGCCGGGCTGGGATAGTCCAGAGCAGGATGGTGCCTGGTGTCGCCAAGACACCAGGACGGCGCCCGCTGTCATGTGTCCTGTGGAAGgggggctctgccccttccccaggctgTGTCCTGCTCtagcagctcccctcccagcccccacagctctgctcctgctgggagcagagacAGGGACTGGGCCAGGTTCCAGGCTCTTCTCGTTCCGGTCCTTCCTGACATCTCCTGGCAGCCCCACAGATGCCTGCCAGTGCCAACCAGGCACCCTCTCTGCTCCTATATGGGAAGCCAGAGGGACAGACCCCAATGCCTCTAAGTAACCCTGTCTCGGGccacttctctcctcccccagcctcctggggACTGACCCACCTGAGCACCTCGTAGACCCCCCACCCTACCCTGGGATCACatcttcaccagcatgcaggttGTGGTCACTGCTCCCCAAACCTCTGGCTGGAGGCAGGAACCAGCACCCTTCCTGGGACAGGCCCCTGAATGTGGTCAGCTCCCTCACTGCATCCCCTTGTCCCTGCAGGGAACCTGCCGCCAGCGGCGGGCGCACAGGACCAGCACTTCCTGCGAGCCACGAGCCTGATCCACGCGGACTTCGCTCAGCTCCCGGCCGCGTCTGAGATGATCGTCAGGTACGGTCGGCCCCACGGGAGGGCGGGAGGGGGTCGCCTGTCCGTCTGTCTCCCGCGGAGAGGGTGGAAGGTGCAGGCACCAGGGCTCGGGATGAAGACGCAGCTCGagtgctgccagctcctggcGCCATACGGCTTGAAGACGCAGCTTTAAATAGAGCTGTTCCTAATAGACTTGTGCCTTGGCTCGGAGCCAGAGGCGCTGGAGCTAGCGACGTGGGCTTGTTTTCCCGCACGCCGCGTTGGGTTGGAAACAGGCAGACTCCATCCCCGCACGCCAGGCGTGATGGTCTTATCGCTGCCGCAACCgcagcccccaccccgcccctgccccgcaTCGCGgggtcctgcctgccccacacagctgccggcctgggcaggtcTGAGCCTCAGCGGCCTGGGGGGTGGTTCATGCTGGGAAGGGGGGGACCTGGCCCCCCTGAGTACAAGATGGTGACCCCCGCCCTGTCCAGCTGCTGGGCCACGTCAACCAGCTCCCCCTTTCCCACGTGCCCTGGGGACTCCTAGTCGCTGTCCCACACGgaccagctgcctgctccctggggttTGCAGCTCCCGGTGCCCTGACTCTGCCGTCCGCTGCCCCCCCAGGAACGCTTGCACGGCCGTCTACGCCTGCCGCAGCCCTGTCCACGAGACCTACTTCCAGCAGCTGGGCGTCCCGCCGCGCAACTCGGGCGCCCCCAACCCGCACGACAGCGCCTTCAGCCTGCCGGGCAAGGCCAAGCAGAAGCTGCTGAAGCACGGCGTCAATCTGCTCTGAGCTGTGCTCACCCGGCCTACAAGGACACAGACTCTCGTGCTGTGGGCTCAGCTCCACGggtggagagacagagagacactGGGGGCCTTTGCCCGCACtgactgctccctgctgcctgggggatCCAGACAGCTGCGTGCCGGCCTTGAGCTGCCGGGTGTCTGGTCCATGCCAGGAGTCCTGTGCCTTGAACTTGTTTCTGCCTCTTAATCCACAGGGGTGATCCCTGTCAAGCAGTGCCTTGTACgctcccagcccaggcagggtgcagaAGCAGACCTGCCCCCAGGGCTTCTTCCTGGCTGTGCCCCCCATTGCTGCTGATGGAGGTGCCCTAGTCCCTCCTTCCGCGCGTTCCTATCCTGAGCTCAGGGGTGCTGTGTGTGCAGAAAAGGCCAAGAGCGCAGTGGCCAGCCAGGCCTGTCTTCGTGGCTCCTGACCCAGCCTGCTCGCCCCTTCCTGTGCCTTCAGGAGTCTTATCGGAGCAGGGCAGCACGGCCGTCCTGGGAGCAGGCCACGCGAGTGGATGGCTGCCTCCTTGTGTGCCACCGGGTGAGCAATAAAGCAGAGTCCTCGCGGCTCATCCAGGCAGCCCCTGTCGCTTGTGTTCCTACGGGACCTCTCgcctggggtggcagggctgggcaccGGGCCGTGGCACCTCCACGTGTCTGCTCCTGTTCTGAGCATGGTGACGAGGTGTTGGCCTCAGGGATGTGGTCCTTggggtggctggggagcagaTCACGGGCAGGCCCTAGCTCCCCAGGACTGCTGGAGGTGCAGACAGATcctccccccgacccctgccctgtctTACCCTGGGGCTGTTGCTCCAGGCACTGGTCTTTGCTGGGGGAAACCAGCCTGCGGTCTCCgctcagccctggggccaggcagcacctTGGGGCCGGGTATTTGGGGCTCTCTGCTTTCCCTCGAGAGCCCCAGATATGTCCAGCCCCTGTTTTGGGGGGtgacccccttcccaccccctcgaTGCAATGGAAGTCCCAGCATGCCCGAGCTGGGCTGCAGAGCACGGAcccatccccagctctgccacgAGCTGCCTAGGCCGACAGGGAAGGAGGACGCACGGAGGCACAGCCCCATCCAGTTTCTAGCACAACAGTTTATTAAGAGCCTCTCCTGGCCACTGGCCTGCACGCTGCAGAGGGTGACCGCTGCTTCATCCGGAGGCCTCGCCCAAAGGAGTCCAGCTGGGCGGGGGTCCCGCACGTCAGGAGTTATTGTACAAGAGTTAGGTATAAAAACCCTGCAGCCGGATCTGAGCCCTCAGCCTTACAGTCTCCTTGCTGAAAAccctgcaccagctcccttgCACACCGCTCCAGCCGCTCCCCGGCATCTTTCCACCCCCTCCAACTCCGGTGGCTGTGTCCTGGCCAGGCTGGTCTGCAGGTGACGTACCAGGTTCCCAGCATGATGCGGTACGAACCTGACAGCTCTGTGCCAAGtggcacaggcacctggctgcgcTCCAAAGCCAgcatgctgccagctgggggccGGGACGCTTGCAGGTAGGCGGAAGAGGTTGCTCCTGTCAtgctgcacagctccagcttGTTCTCAGCCCCTTGCTCTTCAGGCATCTCCCCTCATCTGCCTTCTCTGGCCAGTCTGACGGCTGCAAACcccacagcagcccagccctCGTCCCTCAAAGCAGGTGCTGGGCActtcagcccacccctgcctgaggaCGTGCCGGCTGCTGGGTGGATCCCAGCCCAGGACTGAGCACAGATGCAAAGAGGAGGCCTAGGCAAATGGCCGGAAGTCTTTAGCTGCATCACTGCTGCTTGTGGCCACAGGGCACAAGAGAGGGCATCTGGTTTTTGGTAGCCCGCATGCCAGTGAGCTTCGCCGAGGCAGACGGCACCCGGCTCTCCCTTCTGTCTGGGGCGGTGGAGCCTTCTCGTGCTATTTACAGGCAGGAGGGAAAGGTTGCAAAGAGCCAGGCCGGAGCCTGCGAAACACGGCCCCTTTTGCCACAGGTCTGCACGGCCCCACGAGGCACCGGGACGCGGCGTGGCAGGCGAGCGGATCGCGGGGGCTGCGGTTCCGGTTTGTCGCCGAGGACCACAAGACACGGCACACGGTTACATTCGAACGAACACCCTTGGTTTCGGTTACTCTAATTCTGAACACGGCAAAACACGGTAGCAACATGACACATACTACAGCAGCACGGCGTCTAGTCATGGAGTCGGGGGCGGGGGGTGCGCGGGCGCAGCGGAGAGGGGTCCCTGGAGCCGACCgggatggggaggaagagagaccGCGAGGCGATGCGTGTGGGACGAGCCcggagcaggggtgagggggaccCGACGCGGCGTGTGCTATGAGGAAGCTTCCCGGGAGGCTGCGCGtggccctgcccgcccgcccgcacccccctgccagcccggCGGCGCCATCATCGTCCCGGCGCAAAGATGAAGTCGAGGGCTTGGCGCTCGGCGGCCGCCACGTTCGGGTGCCACAGGTCCACCATGAAGACCACGCGGGGGCCCTCCTCCGGGGGacctgcaggggaaggagaggcaggggtAAGGAGCCTGGATGGGCACCGTGCGCCTGCATCGTGCCGCAGGCACCCACGAGGACGCCGGCAGCTGGGCAGGTGAAAGCATCCCCcaagggctggggcacaagggcaccGGGGCGGCTGCTGCCGGCACTGGGAGCCTGAGCTGAACTCGACTGTCCATGCAACCCAGGTCTTGCTGCAGCGCCGCGCTCCCAGCACCACGGTGCTCGGGACCGccggggaggaaggggcagcgaTGCCGTGGCGCTGCATGGATGGGTGCGGCCGCCCACGGGAGCTCTGCGCCCAGGAGCAGGTCCCCGGTGCTCGCTGCCACGGGATGGAGAAGGCGCGGGCAGCTCGGCGCTCACCTTCGTGGAAGGCCGTGTGCAGGAAGGAGTCGTCGAACAGCAGGCACCGGCCCTCGGCCCAGCACTGGGGCTCACCGCCCACCACCAGCTCGCAGCCGCTGGGCGTCTTCAGACCTGCCGGTAAGTAGGAAAGCAcgggcatcagggcagggagcagggggacctTCCCAACCCCCATGGGCCCGGGGCCCCAGCCTCtgcaccactcccagggcagtTCGGAGGAagctctgccccatgcaccacgTTGCCTTGGCCCTGCCCTACGTGCAAAGCCCAGGGCACGTGTCTGGAGCCGGTCCCCAGTGCTTTCCTCCCCGTGGTGGGCTGTAaagctgggagaggcagcagtgacCTGCGCCTTCACCCTCCCAAGCTTGGTGCCTGGCACAGCAACAGCTGCCAAGTCCCCCGTGGTGAAACCCCGGCGAGGCAGAGGCTGCATCAAATGGGATGTGCCAGAGCCATGGAGACCCTGCCATTGCCCCCAAACCCCCCTCGCCATCACCCCcgggcccagctgctgcagcagggctggcgtgCCCGCTCCCAAGGGCTGTGAGACATGCACCTGGCTCCCACCAGCGATGTGCGGGACGTGCTGCCGCGCTCCTGCCAGGCTTGTCCCCGGCATCGGGGCTGTGTGTGGCCAGTCCAGTGGGACAGGACCAGCTCTGACAGCAGGtccccggcagcagggaggacCCAGGCCTTAAAGTCCAGAGGGCTTTAAGTGAGGGGCCGAGAGGGAGTTAAAGGCACGAGGAAGCAAAGGGTTTCCCCTCTCATGGACGAGATGGGGAAGGGGGTAGCGAGCCACGCTTGCTCTCTCCCCAGGGCCCCGTGGCACCTGCAACCAGCTCCGGAGCCGGTGTCCCAGCATCTCCCCGAGGCACATCACAGCCCGAGTCTGAACACATGTGCGCCGTGTTTGCCAGCAGGGCCCCCCGGCGCCAGCGCTGCGC
Above is a genomic segment from Alligator mississippiensis isolate rAllMis1 chromosome 10, rAllMis1, whole genome shotgun sequence containing:
- the HPS4 gene encoding BLOC-3 complex member HPS4, which encodes MADSVLSQPNPGAWWNYFFLYDGSKVKEEEDRTRAGICYFYPSQTLLDQQELLCGQIAGVVRCMVEISGVPPRLIRLRKLKFAVRLDGEYLWVLGCAVELPDISCNHFLDHLIGLFQFYNGPVRQAYTAFSQEKLSKQWDQYIDHIQKNTSDLHRIFNSLWHLDKTKVDPLLLLKAALILQTCQRCRHVLAGCILYKGLIVSTQLPPPVAAKVLHQGAEPAEKSGHGSGDVLQEHDPPLPPGVCLLPVFLTEEESATLWDFPVEWMTSLPVSPASAKAAPHSQAFSDPTGIKETLASTSVREAAWDPPGAGVAVSIPDSASPNGFPEPPANAGDIHPGPLSSWSPEESSAAGDAAAASPGEQGTLPGDSGHSAAEHARDTDASSALMDSAAPRAQGREHQNVTVLGTTPEAERCLLHQCHAASGSFATGGTSKELSSSSWSQPHSQGTTSHGRLPRVGDGAPSNEPSLSDPAPSAEGSEQQLPAGDHGGSQGPGTVELYETVVEGASSPRSRATSSADPTGCPAKPAALVKMVLYVHSIKGLALVLLAEEQLEANTGAIEEVYRSSLASLNGLEVHLKETWPRDSAATKATYSFTHYDCVQNVLAGNLPPAAGAQDQHFLRATSLIHADFAQLPAASEMIVRNACTAVYACRSPVHETYFQQLGVPPRNSGAPNPHDSAFSLPGKAKQKLLKHGVNLL